A section of the Drosophila subobscura isolate 14011-0131.10 chromosome A, UCBerk_Dsub_1.0, whole genome shotgun sequence genome encodes:
- the LOC117903515 gene encoding ubiquitin-conjugating enzyme E2 Q2 isoform X1, protein MACLNTLKQEIKTLEKIFPKNHERFQILNSSVDELLCRFIDKNGKRYDIHANITETYPSSPPVWFAESEETSVTNAVQILSNTNGRDNHVINQVGILLRELCRLHNVPLPPDVDNLTLPLQTPPPSASPLRCEQRKMGGGPHGGNEETDSDQDEIEDPIGESEQESEGDEDLPLEMDDVRSTNKKDDMEVEHLATLERLRQSQRQDYLKGSVSGSVQATDRLMKELRDIYRSDAFKKNMYLIELVNDSIYEWNIRLKSVDPDSPLHSDLLMLKEKEGKDSILLNILFKETYPFEPPFVRVVHPIISGGYVLIGGAICMELLTKQGWSSAYTVEAVIMQIAATLVKGKARIQFGATKSHHEQALTQGQYSLARAQQSFKSLVQIHEKNGWFTPPKEDG, encoded by the exons ATGGCGTGCCTCAACACCTTAAAGCAGGAAATCAAAACTCTGGAGAAGATCTTCCCGAAGAATCACGAACGCTTTCAGATACTCAATTCCAGCGTCGACGAGCTCCTCTGCAGGTTCATCGATAAGAACGGGAAGCGTTACGACATTCATGCGAATATAACG GAAACGTATCCCTCATCGCCGCCAGTGTGGTTTGCCGAAAGCGAGGAGACGAGCGTCACCAATGCTGTTCAAATACTTAGCAATACAAATGGTCGTGATAATCACGTGATCAATCAG GTTGGCATATTGCTGCGCGAGCTGTGCCGATTACACAACGTTCCACTGCCACCCGATGTAGACAATTTAACGTTGCCATTGCAAACGCCACCGCCATCGGCTTCCCCGCTGCGCTGTGAACAGCGGAAAATGGGCGGGGGGCCGCATGGTGGCAACGAGGAGACCGATTCCGATCAGGATGAGATCGAGGATCCCATCGGCGAGAGCGAACAGGAGAGCGAGGGCGATGAAGATTTGCCTCTGGAAATGGATGATGTACGGAGTACAAATAAG AAAGATGACATGGAAGTGGAGCACTTAGCGACCCTAGAAAGACTGCGTCAAAGTCAAAgacaagactatttaaaa GGTTCCGTGTCGGGTTCCGTGCAGGCAACCGATCGCCTAATGAAGGAACTACGTGATATTTATCGATCGGACGCCTTCAAGAAGAATATGTATTTGATTGAGCTCGTGAATGATTCGATCTATGAGTGGAACATCCGCCTCAAGTCTGTGGACCCCGACAGTCCGCTGCACAGTGATCTGTTAATGCTCAAGGAGAAGGAGGGCAAGGATAGCATACTCCTCAACATACTCTTCAAGGAGACGTATCCCTTTGAGCCGCCCTTTGTCCGCGTCGTGCATCCAATCATCTCAG GTGGATATGTGCTGATTGGCGGCGCCATTTGCATGGAGCTGCTGACCAAGCAGGGCTGGAGCTCAGCGTACACTGTCGAGGCGGTGATTATGCAGATAGCCGCCACACTGGTCAAGGGCAAGGCGCGAATTCAGTTTGGAGCCACCAAG TCTCATCATGAACAGGCACTGACCCAAGGCCAGTACAGCCTGGCACGAGCACAGCAAAGCTTCAAGTCCCTTGTGCAGATCCATGAGAAGAATG GCTGGTTCACACCGCCCAAGGAGGATGGCTAA
- the LOC117903513 gene encoding U3 small nucleolar RNA-associated protein 15 homolog encodes MDSRFYALNIRRFQQRAQVETPDTIYWERLEKPEFLKECNTIDYLDFSPTEPDNFVVTCSVRVQIYNLVTKLVVKNLSRFQKSAYGATFRQDGRLLAAGDEEGHVKLFDTTSRNILRIFKGHKAPVHRTFFTNDKLQLTSFCDDKSVRLWDVSNEKVVQTYNDAHTDYIRAGAMHPVAGNMFVSGGYDGKINLYDTRAENAIQRTLDHGSPVESLLFMPNGSIFISAGGNQVRVWDLISGCRLLTMMSQHHKTVTCLRLGTDGRRLFSGGLDRHVKIYDTTTYKTVHTLTYPNAVVSLAVAGADQAVVAGMVDGLISIKRMIVENKPSNLNQIRVHHASKEKKKKLVKKLIKPNTSQVVDHTIKDRFKATKLQSFDVHLRKFNFKRALDEVLLPRQVEKHPENTVAVITELLQRRALDKALSERPDSVLIQFIDFLCTHLGEVRFMRPLLNAANTILNVFDASSTSYGVKVLEALQRLSDTVQAEIALTVEMLQLKGAMDTIIGVSLNDSDKPKVRTVAAKGARMQPSKRAEKYVIYVD; translated from the exons ATGGACAGCCGGTTTTATGCACTTAATATTCGAAGGTTTCAGCAGCGGGCGCAAGTAGAGACGCCCGACACAATCTATTGGGAGCGGTTAGAG AAACCCGAGTTCCTGAAGGAGTGCAATACGATAGACTATTTGGATTTCAGCCCCACGGAGCCGGATAACTTTGTTGTGACGTGCTCGGTGCGCgtccaaatctacaatttggTCACCAAGCTGGTGGTTAAGAACCTATCGAGGTTTCAGAAGTCCGCGTATGGGGCGACGTTTCGTCAGGATGGTCGGCTATTGGCGGCCGGTGACGAAGAGGGCCATGTGAAGCTCTTCGACACGACCAGCCGGAACATCCTGCGCATCTTCAAGGGCCACAAGGCGCCTGTCCATCGAACCTTCTTCACCAACGACAAATTGCAGCTGACCAGCTTCTGCGACGACAAGTCGGTGCGGCTGTGGGACGTGTCCAACGAGAAGGTGGTGCAGACCTACAACGATGCCCACACGGACTACATCCGCGCCGGTGCCATGCATCCGGTGGCGGGCAACATGTTCGTCTCCGGCGGCTACGATGGAAAAATCAATCTGTACGACACGAGGGCAGAGAACGCGATTCAGCGGACATTGGACCACGGCAGTCCGGTGGAGTCGCTGCTCTTCATGCCCAATGGTTCCATCTTCATCAGCGCTGGCGGCAATCAGGTGCGCGTCTGGGATCTCATCAGCGGCTGCCGCCTGCTCACAATGATGTCGCAGCACCACAAGACGGTCACCTGTCTGCGGCTGGGCACTGACGGGCGACGTCTGTTCTCCGGCGGTCTGGATCGGCATGTTAAGATCTACGACACCACCACCTACAAGACTGTGCACACGCTGACCTATCCCAATGCCGTGGTGAGTCTGGCCGTGGCCGGCGCAGATCAGGCTGTGGTTGCTGGCATGGTGGATGGTCTCATCTCGATCAAGCGCATGATTGTCGAGAACAAGCCGAGCAACCTCAACCAGATACGGGTGCACCATGCATccaaggagaagaaaaagaagctcGTGAAGAAGCTGATTAAGCCGAACACATCGCAAGTGGTGGATCACACCATCAAGGACAGATTCAAGGCCACGAAACTGCAATCCTTTGACGTTCATCTGCGCAAGTTCAACTTCAAGAGGGCCCTGGATGAGGTGCTACTGCCGCGACAAGTGGAAAAGCATCCAGAGAACACGGTGGCCGTCATCACAGAGCTGCTGCAACGCCGCGCCCTGGACAAGGCACTCTCCGAACGGCCCGACTCCGTTCTTATTCAGTTTATCGACTTCCTTTGCACACACCTGGGCGAAGTTCGTTTCATGCGTCCGCTCTTGAATGCCGCCAATACCATTCTCAATGTCTTCGACGCCAGTTCCACATCGTACGGTGTAAAAGTTTTGGAAGCGCTGCAACGCTTGTCGGACACTGTTCAGGCGGAAATCGCGCTCACCGTCGAGATGTTACAGCTGAAGGGCGCTATGGACACGATCATTGGCGTCTCTCTGAACGACAGCGACAAGCCCAAGGTGCGCACAGTCGCAGCAAAGGGAGCGAGAATGCAGCCGTCCAAGCGGGCGGAAAAATATGTGATCTATGTTGATTGA
- the LOC117903515 gene encoding ubiquitin-conjugating enzyme E2 Q2 isoform X2 — MACLNTLKQEIKTLEKIFPKNHERFQILNSSVDELLCRFIDKNGKRYDIHANITETYPSSPPVWFAESEETSVTNAVQILSNTNGRDNHVINQVGILLRELCRLHNVPLPPDVDNLTLPLQTPPPSASPLRCEQRKMGGGPHGGNEETDSDQDEIEDPIGESEQESEGDEDLPLEMDDVRSTNKKDDMEVEHLATLERLRQSQRQDYLKGSVSGSVQATDRLMKELRDIYRSDAFKKNMYLIELVNDSIYEWNIRLKSVDPDSPLHSDLLMLKEKEGKDSILLNILFKETYPFEPPFVRVVHPIISGGYVLIGGAICMELLTKQGWSSAYTVEAVIMQIAATLVKGKARIQFGATKALTQGQYSLARAQQSFKSLVQIHEKNGWFTPPKEDG; from the exons ATGGCGTGCCTCAACACCTTAAAGCAGGAAATCAAAACTCTGGAGAAGATCTTCCCGAAGAATCACGAACGCTTTCAGATACTCAATTCCAGCGTCGACGAGCTCCTCTGCAGGTTCATCGATAAGAACGGGAAGCGTTACGACATTCATGCGAATATAACG GAAACGTATCCCTCATCGCCGCCAGTGTGGTTTGCCGAAAGCGAGGAGACGAGCGTCACCAATGCTGTTCAAATACTTAGCAATACAAATGGTCGTGATAATCACGTGATCAATCAG GTTGGCATATTGCTGCGCGAGCTGTGCCGATTACACAACGTTCCACTGCCACCCGATGTAGACAATTTAACGTTGCCATTGCAAACGCCACCGCCATCGGCTTCCCCGCTGCGCTGTGAACAGCGGAAAATGGGCGGGGGGCCGCATGGTGGCAACGAGGAGACCGATTCCGATCAGGATGAGATCGAGGATCCCATCGGCGAGAGCGAACAGGAGAGCGAGGGCGATGAAGATTTGCCTCTGGAAATGGATGATGTACGGAGTACAAATAAG AAAGATGACATGGAAGTGGAGCACTTAGCGACCCTAGAAAGACTGCGTCAAAGTCAAAgacaagactatttaaaa GGTTCCGTGTCGGGTTCCGTGCAGGCAACCGATCGCCTAATGAAGGAACTACGTGATATTTATCGATCGGACGCCTTCAAGAAGAATATGTATTTGATTGAGCTCGTGAATGATTCGATCTATGAGTGGAACATCCGCCTCAAGTCTGTGGACCCCGACAGTCCGCTGCACAGTGATCTGTTAATGCTCAAGGAGAAGGAGGGCAAGGATAGCATACTCCTCAACATACTCTTCAAGGAGACGTATCCCTTTGAGCCGCCCTTTGTCCGCGTCGTGCATCCAATCATCTCAG GTGGATATGTGCTGATTGGCGGCGCCATTTGCATGGAGCTGCTGACCAAGCAGGGCTGGAGCTCAGCGTACACTGTCGAGGCGGTGATTATGCAGATAGCCGCCACACTGGTCAAGGGCAAGGCGCGAATTCAGTTTGGAGCCACCAAG GCACTGACCCAAGGCCAGTACAGCCTGGCACGAGCACAGCAAAGCTTCAAGTCCCTTGTGCAGATCCATGAGAAGAATG GCTGGTTCACACCGCCCAAGGAGGATGGCTAA
- the LOC117897773 gene encoding protein unc-93 homolog A encodes MGSLPNLHELEAAERKREKRREYELLLEQRARDTSRERERLSAFAQQRKQSSYNAYVMAGLGIGGGSLSLSTAGAVNGDLPIANGAAAAQTEALAAAAATTPSTTTAATTTNSTFSGFAMLGLTTKRITTHTHHQHQHQHQHLHQHQLQHLHQHRHSLTTRHRVLRTRSSGGAQNVWDDQMMEAHFAAYSPSPVSTRSHRINPVSSYQVQAALAASRRRESINSSIGATSIRRLITLNNRNCRHRVPAHVRQKVWRQFSCLAVAHGLMNAVLLPMMALQGSNAVWHHREQWLPIGPDIGSLLLSSLFLLAAGMCLPSAWLMRRYGYTPLLAANYLAVMLFVLSHIYASIYTLLPAYLLLGLTISGANGCKAALIVHFGGRLSCSQAACEQQAQAAVDVLNEEHKMFCNREQKVRRLARWFRASQDLGLIVGALLASLLLVCNGSDWSCSGAADTRNASAPQLRDFFNRNEHGERICGADMCPLRVQQPLAAAWANETGASPVPRSIYVGFIESGARAGGQSLLWLYVLFSLASLILSLVAVVGKVQGERSSALKDVSSITDTLLFAGPLAYFVGTEQAYMLGDFLRAFVSCSLGIGMIAGAMVGMGLMQLIVSCTLSMLLRHVKRIVVILAGFFFHSCLLLALSSWKPSNDDSALFYVIAASWGACNGMWETLLLSLVTLNHANHVTEVSAPLQALRFLGLGLTFAGHGFLCESLKIIALVVLLVISVPPYATLEIRLEAQRKATLVSL; translated from the exons ATGGGCAGCCTGCCGAACCTGCACGAGCTGGAGGCGGCCGAGCGCAAGCGTGAGAAGCGTCGGGAgtatgagctgctgctggagcaacGGGCCAGGGACACCAgcagggagcgggagcggctCTCCGCGTTCGCCCAGCAGCGCAAG CAATCTTCGTACAATGCCTATGTCATGGCTGGCTTGGGGATTGGCGGCGGCTCGCTGAGTCTTTCTACCGCCGGCGCGGTGAACGGAGACCTACCCATTGCcaatggagctgctgccgcgcaAACGGAGGCcttggccgccgccgccgccaccacgcCGAGCACAACAACGGCGGCAACCACAACGAACAGCACGTTCAGCGGCTTTGCCATGCTGGGGCTGACCACGAAGAGGATTACAACGCACACgcaccatcagcatcaacatcagcaccagcacttgcatcagcatcagctgcagcatttgcatCAGCATCGCCACTCGCTGACCACCAGGCATCGGGTTTTGCGTACGCGCAGCTCGGGCGGCGCTCAGAATGTTTGGGATGACCAGATGATGGAG GCGCACTTTGCCGCGTACTCCCCGTCGCCGGTGTCCACGCGCTCGCATCGCATCAATCCGGTGTCCTCGTACCAGGTGCAGGCGGCGCTGGCGGCCTCGAGGCGCCGCGAGTCAATCAACAGCTCAATCGGTGCCACATCCATACGGCGGCTCATCACGCTGAACAACCGGAACTGCCGCCACCGAGTGCCCGCCCATGTGCGCCAGAAGGTGTGGCGCCAGTTCAGCTGCCTGGCCGTTGCCCATGGCCTGATGAATGCCGTGCTGCTGCCCATGATGGCGCTGCAGGGCTCCAATGCGGTGTGGCATCATCGCGAGCAGTGGCTGCCCATCGGGCCGGACATTGGATCGCTGCTGCTCAGCAGCCTGTTCCTGCTGGCCGCCGGCATGTGCCTGCCCAGCGCGTGGCTGATGCGCCGCTACGGCTACACGCCTCTGCTGGCGGCCAACTACCTCGCGGTGATGCTCTTCGTCCTGTCGCACATTTACGCCTCCATCTACACGCTGCTGCCGGCCtacctgctgctgggcctgacCATCAGCGGCGCCAACGGCTGCAAGGCGGCGCTTATCGTGCACTTTGGTGGCCGTCTGAGCTGCTCCCAGGCCGCCTGCGagcagcaggcccaggccGCCGTGGACGTGCTGAACGAGGAGCACAAAATGTTCTGCAATCGGGAGCAGAAGGTGCGCCGCTTGGCACGCTGGTTCCGCGCCTCCCAGGACCTCGGCCTCATCGTTGGCGCCCTGCTggcctcgctgctgctcgtgtGCAACGGCAGCGACTGGAGCTGCTCCGGCGCGGCGGACACGCGCAATGCCAGTGCGCCCCAGCTGCGGGACTTCTTCAACCGGAATGAGCACGGGGAGCGCATTTGTGGAGCGGACATGTGCCCGCTGAGGGTGCAGCAACCGCTGGCCGCGGCCTGGGCCAACGAAACGGGAGCCAGCCCCGTGCCGCGCTCCATCTACGTGGGATTCATCGAGAGCGGCGCTCGTGCTGGCGGCCAGTCGCTGCTCTGGCTGTACGTGCTCTTCTCCCTGGCCTCGCTGATCCTGTcgctggtggcggtggtgggcAAGGTGCAGGGGGAGCGCAGCTCAGCCCTGAAGGACGTCAGCAGCATTACGGACACGCTGCTCTTCGCCGGACCGCTGGCCTACTTCGTGGGCACGGAGCAGGCCTACATGCTGGGCGACTTCCTGCGTGCCTTTGTCTCCTGCTCGCTGGGCATTGGCATGATTGCTGGCGCCATGGTTGGCATGGGCCTGATGCAGCTGATTGTCTCCTGCACGCTGAGCATGCTCCTGCGGCATGTCAAGCGCATCGTCGTGATCT TGGCGGGATTCTTCTTTcactcctgcctgctgctcgccCTGTCCAGCTGGAAGCCCTCGAACGATGACAGCGCTCTGTTCTACGTAATCGCCGCCTCGTGGGGCGCCTGCAATGGCATGTGGGAGACGCTGCTCCTCTCGCTGGTCACCCTCAATCATGCGAATCACGTGACGGAGGTCTCGGCGCCACTGCAGGCCCTGCGCTTCCTCGGACTGGGCCTCACGTTCGCCGGGCATGGCTTCCTCTGCGAGTCGCTGAAGATCATTgcgctggtggtgctgctggtgatcaGTGTGCCGCCCTATGCCACGCTCGAGATACGCCTGGAGGCACAGCGCAAGGCCACGCTCGTCAGCTTATGA
- the LOC117897789 gene encoding protein prenyltransferase alpha subunit repeat-containing protein 1 — MEDDMAVDANNEKRVLCEKIIRDINAVFLKDADLASFEIIPKETNCNKSPVVHVEHNLGLESWCAQHVYDHAHRTLISHRRQTSQQQLRTLQQQQQSDALAKYLNVALLINPDVTTFWHIRRQLVQKNRLSINKELQFSALVLSIKPKSNEAFAYRRWLYSFQSADAIDWPNEISICERSADRCASNYHAWSHRHWVLRSGPCLLQSELMRTEKFLRKHISDYSCYHYRQVLLGRAYELCFCMPSGEAQPQLGSLLELLAEYGLPCEPNTEALIQLMLPHMNRSTVSVQRLRSFLYCCNVAAYDMRLCKEQRALYGPRDCFELHRRAALKFIVEQCVRLQTEPRTATMDTADSLQLDKFDYGQHPFLEAVRQAESALGGKHQRWCNLHLNFGYPVPEATWRD; from the exons ATGGAGGACGACATGGCTGTCGACGCCAACAACGAGAAGCGCGTGCTCTGCGAGAAGATTATACGCGACATAAATGCCGTCTTCCTCAAGGATGCCGATCT GGCATCCTTCGAGATTATACCAAAGGAGACGAACTGCAACAAGTCGCCGGTGGTGCATGTGGAGCACAATCTGGGCCTGGAGTCGTGGTGTGCCCAGCACGTGTATGACCATGCACATCGCACGCTCATCTCGCATCGCCGCCAGacgtcacagcagcagctgcgcacgctgcagcagcagcagcagagcgatgCCCTGGCCAAGTATCTGAATGTGGCGCTGCTCATCAATCCGGATGTGACCACCTTCTGGCACATTCGCCGCCAGCTGGTGCAGAAGAATCGCCTCAGCATCAACAAGGAGCTGCAGTTCTCGGCCCTCGTACTCTCCATCAAGCCAAAGTCCAACGAGGCGTTCGCCTACCGCCGCTGGCTCTACTCGTTCCAAA GTGCCGATGCCATTGACTGGCCAAATGAAATCAGCATCTGCGAGCGGTCTGCCGATCGCTGTGCCAGCAACTATCACGCCTGGTCCCATCGCCACTGGGTGCTGCGGAGCGgcccctgcctgctgcagtcGGAGCTGATGCGCACGGAAAAGTTTCTGCGCAAGCACATCAGCGACTACAGCTGCTATCACTATCGCCAGGTGCTGCTCGGTCGCGCCTACGAGCTGTGCTTCTGCATGCCCAGCGGCGAGGCTCAGCCGCAGCTGGGCAGCCTCCTGGAGCTGCTCGCGGAGTACGGGCTGCCCTGTGAGCCGAACACCGAGGCTCTCATTCAACTGATGCTGCCCCACATGAACCGCAGCACTGTCAGCGTGCAGCGTTTGCGCTCCTTTCTGTACTGCTGCAACGTGGCTGCCTACGACATGCGGCTGTGCAAGGAGCAGCGGGCACTGTACGGGCCGCGTGACTGCTTCGAGCTGCATCGCCGTGCCGCACTCAAGTTCATTGTGGAGCAGTGCGTGCGCCTGCAAACGGAGCCACGGACTGCCACGATGGATACTGCTGACTCGCTGCAGCTGGACAAGTTTGACTATGGCCAGCATCCCTTTCTCGAGGCGGTGCGGCAGGCCGAGTCGGCGCTGGGCGGCAAGCATCAGCGTTGGTGCAATTTGCATCTCAATTTTGGCTATCCCGTGCCGGAGGCTACCTGGCGGGATTAG
- the LOC117903510 gene encoding hypoxia up-regulated protein 1, whose translation MELLARPGRSWRTQMLVLGVVVVLLGVLQLPSAQSAAVMSVDLGTEWMKVGVVSPGVPMEIALNRESKRKTPAIIAFRDGVRTVGEDAQTIGIRDPNSAYGYLLDLLGKTIDNPIVDLYRQRFPYYNIVGDPVRNTVVFKKSDTEEFSVEELIAQMLVKAKEYAQISTQQSIAECVLTVPGYFGQAEREALLAAAQLANLKVLQLINDYAAVALNYGVFHRGEINETAQYYLFYDMGAYKTSATVVSYQLVKDKQTKETNPVVQVLGVGFDRTLGGLEIQLRLRDYLAKEFNALKKTKTDVTTSPRALAKLFKEAGRLKNVLSANNDHYAQIENLLEDIDFKLPVSREKLEEICADLWPRTIKPLQQALASSNLSLDLITQVILFGGGTRVPRVQETIKALIKQELGKNLNADESATMGAVYKAADLSAGFKVKKFVVKDAVLYPLQVIFDSVAADGVSAKKVKRVLFGLMNPYPQKKVITFNKHSDDFEFFVNYGDLERYSQETVAAIGSLNITRVEIRQVKELLESLKKDLVENKGIKAYFELNDSGIVRCTGVEYIYDKQKPDDADEDSTLAKLGSTISKLFTKKSDTGDDASEDNKEEAAPEEAGAGAGAGTGETPKTEDSQTEKPAAAEAEQKDKEKEKEKKTSSEAAAAEAEGEGKAGAIKLVTVKAPVAHNTHVLFTANLSGAAYDSSLAKLTAINKIEEERVRLESAFNSLESHIIEVQQKLGEDAYKSCATAKEKEKLLAECSSLSEWLYEDLEDPKAEIYEDKLHELKKLSSVFIARHWEHEERPEAVKALKGMLEGAEKFLVTARNLTKDTNPEKDVYTQVEIDTLVKAIEESSAWLKTESAAQKKLPRNADVRLTVKEITAKMSLLDREVKYLVNKIKIWKPKVADKDKKPKETDKEKEQKEGEAEGEAAGSGDEDQAKEQPEGAEPEVTPTPTPTVDTQTPHSEL comes from the exons ATGGAACTGCTAGCGAGACCGGGCCGCTCGTGGCGCACACAGATGCTCGTGCtgggtgttgttgttgttctcctgGGAGTACTGCAACTGCCCAGTGCCCAATCGGCTGCCGTTATGTCCGTGGACCTGGGCACCGAATGGATGAAAGTGGGCGTCGTTTCGCCCGGTGTGCCCATGGAGATAGCCCTCAATCGTGAGTCCAAGCGCAAGACTCCAGCCATAATTGCATTCCGCGATGGCGTGCGCACCGTCGGCGAGGATGCCCAAACCATTGGCATACGTGATCCCAACTCGGCCTATGGCTATCTGTTGGATCTGCTTGGCAAGACCATCGATAATCCCATTGTGGATCTATACCG GCAACGCTTTCCCTACTACAACATTGTCGGTGATCCGGTGCGTAATACGGTGGTGTTCAAGAAAAGCGACACCGAGGAGTTCTCCGTCGAGGAGCTGATCGCCCAAATGCTGGTCAAGGCCAAGGAGTACGCTCAGATATCCACACAGCAGTCCATCGCCGAGTGTGTGCTCACGGTGCCCGGCTACTTTGGCCAGGCGGAGCGCGAGGCGTTGCTGGCAGCCGCACAGCTGGCCAATCTGAaggtgctgcagctgatcAACGACTACGCGGCGGTGGCCCTCAACTATGGCGTCTTCCATCGTGGCGAGATCAACGAGACGGCGCAGTACTATCTGTTCTACGACATGGGCGCCTACAAGACATCGGCGACTGTCGTGAGCTACCAGCTGGTGAAGGACAAGCAGACCAAGGAGACCAATCCCGTGGTGCAGGTGCTGGGCGTCGGCTTTGATCGCACGCTGGGCGGCCTGGAGATCCAGCTGCGACTGCGCGACTATCTGGCCAAGGAGTTCAATGCGTTGAAGAAGACCAAAACGGATGTGACCACCAGTCCGCGGGCCCTGGCCAAGCTCTTCAAGGAGGCCGGTCGCCTGAAGAATGTCCTGTCGGCGAACAACGATCATTATGCGCAGATCGAGAACCTGCTGGAGGATATCGACTTTAAGCTGCCGGTTTCGCGCGAGAAGCTGGAGGAGATCTGTGCGGATTTGTGGCCACGCACCATCAAGCCGCTGCAGCAGGCTCTCGCCTCGTCCAATCTGAGTCTCGATCTGATCACCCAAGTGATCCTGTTTGGCGGTGGCACGCGTGTGCCACGCGTCCAGGAGACCATCAAGGCGCTGATCAAGCAGGAGCTGGGCAAGAACCTGAACGCCGACGAGTCGGCCACCATGGGCGCTGTGTACAAGGCGGCGGATCTCTCCGCTGGCTTCAAAGTCAAGAAGTTTGTCGTCAAGGATGCTGTGCTGTATCCCCTGCAAGTGATCTTCGACAGCGTGGCCGCCGACGGTGTCTCTGCGAAGAAGGTGAAGCGCGTGCTCTTCGGCCTGATGAATCCCTATCCACAGAAGAAGGTCATCACCTTCAACAAGCACTCGGATGACTTTGAGTTCTTCGTGAACTACGGGGATCTGGAGCGCTACAGCCAGGAGACGGTCGCCGCCATTGGCAGCCTGAACATAACGCGCGTGGAAATCCGACAGGTCAAGGAACTGCTGGAGAGCCTGAAGAAGGATTTGGTGGAGAACAAGGGCATCAAAGCGTACTTCGAGCTGAACGATTCGGGCATTGTGCGCTGCACCGGCGTGGAGTACATCTACGACAAGCAGAAGCCGGACGATGCGGATGAGGACAGCACTCTGGCCAAGCTGGGCAGCACCATCAGCAAGTTGTTCACCAAGAAATCCGACACGGGAGATGACGCCAGCGAGGACAACAAGGAGGAGGCTGCGCCCGAGGAGGcaggcgctggcgctggtgcaGGCACAGGCGAGACCCCCAAAACAGAAGACAGCCAAACGGAGaagcctgccgctgctgaggCTGAACAAAAGGataaggagaaggagaaggagaagaagactTCGTCggaagcggcagcggcagaggcagagggcgAGGGCAAGGCGGGCGCCATTAAGCTGGTGACTGTCAAGGCGCCCGTGGCCCACAACACCCACGTGCTGTTCACGGCCAATCTGTCGGGTGCCGCCTATGACAGCTCGCTGGCCAAGCTGACGGCCATCAACAAGATCGAGGAGGAGCGCGTGCGCCTGGAGTCTGCCTTCAACTCGCTCGAGTCGCACATCATTGAGGTGCAGCAGAAGCTGGGCGAGGACGCGTACAAGAGCTGCGCCACtgccaaggagaaggagaagctgctggccGAGTGCAGCAGCCTGTCCGAGTGGCTGTACGAGGATCTGGAGGATCCCAAGGCGGAGATCTATGAGGATAAGCTGCACGAGCTGAAGAAGCTTTCGAGTGTCTTCATTGCGCGTCACTGGGAGCACGAGGAGCGGCCGGAGGCCGTCAAGGCACTGAAGGGTATGCTCGAGGGTGCCGAGAAGTTCCTGGTGACCGCCCGCAATCTCACCAAGGACACCAATCCGGAGAAGGATGTGTACACCCAGGTGGAGATCGACACGCTCGTCAAGGCCATCGAGGAGAGCAGCGCCTGGCTGAAGACTGAGTCTGCCGCCCAGAAGAAGCTGCCCCGCAATGCCGATGTCCGCCTCACCGTCAAGGAGATCACCGCCAAGATGAGCCTGCTGGATCGCGAGGTCAAGTATCTGGTGAACAAGATCAAGATCTGGAAGCCCAAGGTCGCTGACAAGGACAAGAAACCCAAAGAGACtgacaaggagaaggagcagaaggagggagaggcagagggcgAGGCTGCAGGCAGCGGCGATGAAGATCAGgcaaaggagcagccagagggCGCCGAGCCGGAGGtcacacccacgcccacgcccactgtTGACACCCAGACACCACACAGCGAACTCTAA